A window of Bacillus toyonensis BCT-7112 genomic DNA:
GTTTACGAACTTTTTAATGAATCCAGGGATAGACCTTTCTGGTATGAAGGGATTACCTGAGTTTCCAGCGCGTCCGGACCTTTCAAAGTTGAATGATGAAGGTTATAAAAATATTGCAAGAAATATTAATCAAACAGTGAATAATGTTTTGAACTCGGCACGTGCAGGAACAACATACGGGAAAAGTGTTGTAAACGGATTGCAAAATGGTCAGTTTGATCCAGAAAAGGCAAAGCAAGATCTTAATGCGGTTTCTGAAAATCTTCAAGGTCGTACAGATAGTGTTGCATACCTTATTAATGTATTTACTGAACTTCAAAAATCGGCTACGACTGATTTTGGTCAAAGCTTTTTCCAAGGGCGAGTGGATCGCTTAACTAAGCTGAAAAGCGGTATGGAAAATGCAAACAACGGTATTAAAGATATTGTAAATGTTATTGGTACAGGACAAGAAGTAAAGAAAGATGTAACAGATGCAGCAAATCAAAAATTAGATGCAGCAAATGGATTAATTGATCAAGCGGAAAAAGATTATAATGAAACATTTGTAGCAGATTATAAAAAAGCAGTTAGCACAGTTGATCAAGCGAAAGCTGATGCAAATGGAGCATACGATACTGTGAAAAATGAATATGATAAGGCAAAAAATACTTTTGAAGGTATTATAGCAGACGTAAATAATAGAGGTGTTAATGGATTAGATAGCACAAAAGTATATTTAAACGATTTAAATGGTCAATTACAAGCTACTAAGAATCTAATTGGTGATGCGATTCCGGTTCTAGAAAGCACAAATAAGGTATTAGCAGATGTAAATAGTGACAAAAACCTTAATAATGGAATTGCAAAATTGAATAAAGCACAAAATGCTGTTCAAAAAGGTATAGATGCAACAAATAAGGCAACTACATTAATTAACAATGGACAGAAGCCTACAAAAGAGGTTGTAGAAAGTATTAATGAAGCAACTAAAAATGCCTCAGCTCAATTAGGAGATTTCTTAGCAACATATGATTCAGAAATCGTTCCAAACTTTAATACAGCAATTGAACGTACGAAACGTATGTCTAAAAACACAACTCAAATTTTAAGCGAAGCAGACAAAAAGCTTCCAGATGTTAAAAAATTACTAGAAGATTCATCAAAAGGCTTAGTAGACGGTAGAAAGAAATTAGCAGACATTAAAGCCGAAATGCCGGAGACTGAGAAAAAGATTAAAGAATTAGCAGATAAAATTCGTGATTTTGAATCTGAAGAAGATTTAAAAGACATCATACGCCTATTGAAAAATGATGTTGAAAAGCAAAGTGATTACTTTGCAAATCCAGTAAATTTAAAAGAGAATAAATTATTTGCGATGCCGAACTACGGTTCAGCGATGTCACCATTCTATACAGTGCTTGCATTATGGGTAGGCGCATTATTAATGGTTTCATTATTAACAGTAGAAGTACATGAAGAGGGCGCAAATTATAAGAGCCATGAAGTTTACTTCGGACGTTTATTAACATTCTTAACGATAGGTCTTTCACAAGCGTTTATCGTATCAATGGGAGATATATTCTTACTCGGTACGTACGTAGTCGATAAATTCTGGTTTGTGTTATTTAGTTTATTTATTGGTGGAGTCTTCGTTTGTATCGTATACTCACTCGTTTCTATTTTCGGAAACGTTGGGAAATCGATGGCGATCATTTTACTTGTACTGCAAGTAGCAGGGTCGGGCGGAACATTCCCAATTCAAATGACACCGGCGTTCTTCCAAGCACTTTATCCGTTCTTACCATTCACGTATGCAATTAGTGCAATTCGTGAAACAGTGGGTGGAATGCTTTGGGATATCGTAACGAGAGATTTACTTGTACTAAGTGCTTTCGTAGTAGTTATGATTGTTGCTGCATTATTACTGAAAACACCAATTAATAAATCAAGTGAAAAATTCGTTGAGAATGCAAAAGGAAGTAAAATCATTCACTAAAAAAAGGTTCCTACCTCCGGTAGGAACCTTTTTGTTTAATCAAATTTTAATTTCTTTAATGCTTCTGCGAACGGGTTATTTAATGGTTCTTCTTCTTTGTTCTGTTGTTTCATATATTTTTGAACGTCACGCTTATCAGCTTTGTTTCCAGAGTCTTTTTTACGTCGCTCCTGGAATGTCGATAATTTTTCGCGATAGCCACATTTACATGCAAAGATTTGACCTTCACCCTCACCACGTAGTTCTAGTTTCTTCTTACATTGTGGACAACGAGCGTTTGTTGTACGAGATACATTTTTACGATGACCACATTCACGGTCTTGGCAAACGAGCATTTTTCCTTTTTTGCCGTTTACTTCTAGCATTGGTTTACCACAGTCTGGACAAGACTTCGTTGAAATGTTGTCATGTTTATATTTTTTATCACTTGATTTAATTTCAGAAACAATTTCTTTCGTATAGTTCTTCATTTCAGAAATGAAGACTTCTT
This region includes:
- a CDS encoding YhgE/Pip domain-containing protein, which translates into the protein MKQIWRIYKTDLRNVAKHWAAIVIVLGLMILPSLYAWFNIKASWDPYGNTKEVPIAVSNQDAGSNLRGKDINIGDEIVDSLKKNKNLGWKFVDEKQAIYGVERGDYYASITIPKDFSEKIATVLDENPKKPELDYYVNEKVNAIAPKITAKGASGITEEISKNFVKTANGEIFKIFNDLGIDLETNLPSIEKVKDLVFKLEAQFPEMNTLMDKALDDATRAEDVVKVAQKELPVVESVINDGQEALGNLDKFFANNDQTLQNAPGTIRNHLTTAKDVMDKANTFTNFLMNPGIDLSGMKGLPEFPARPDLSKLNDEGYKNIARNINQTVNNVLNSARAGTTYGKSVVNGLQNGQFDPEKAKQDLNAVSENLQGRTDSVAYLINVFTELQKSATTDFGQSFFQGRVDRLTKLKSGMENANNGIKDIVNVIGTGQEVKKDVTDAANQKLDAANGLIDQAEKDYNETFVADYKKAVSTVDQAKADANGAYDTVKNEYDKAKNTFEGIIADVNNRGVNGLDSTKVYLNDLNGQLQATKNLIGDAIPVLESTNKVLADVNSDKNLNNGIAKLNKAQNAVQKGIDATNKATTLINNGQKPTKEVVESINEATKNASAQLGDFLATYDSEIVPNFNTAIERTKRMSKNTTQILSEADKKLPDVKKLLEDSSKGLVDGRKKLADIKAEMPETEKKIKELADKIRDFESEEDLKDIIRLLKNDVEKQSDYFANPVNLKENKLFAMPNYGSAMSPFYTVLALWVGALLMVSLLTVEVHEEGANYKSHEVYFGRLLTFLTIGLSQAFIVSMGDIFLLGTYVVDKFWFVLFSLFIGGVFVCIVYSLVSIFGNVGKSMAIILLVLQVAGSGGTFPIQMTPAFFQALYPFLPFTYAISAIRETVGGMLWDIVTRDLLVLSAFVVVMIVAALLLKTPINKSSEKFVENAKGSKIIH